The Ruania alba genome window below encodes:
- a CDS encoding FecCD family ABC transporter permease, which yields MTPLTATPTAQRARSGPGLLRRIGVPVALLVALGSVLVASAAIGSVPLPLQEVLDALAGARELDAHLIVQDSRLPRTASGIVAGVCLAVSGVLLQGATRNPLASPTLLGITSGAGFAVVLTVAVLGMPSGFAVWAAFAGGAGAAGLALALASSGRDGMSPLRLALSGAVISLLLSAWTRGILALNESHSDQVRHWLAGSLAGRDAADVPPLLPAVAVCLVAAVALARPLDALALGDEAAVGLGQRPARVRTLTSVVAVALAAIAVAVAGPIAFLGLMVPHLARFLVGGRHLEVLLTSALMGPVVLLAADIVGRVIARPTEVQAGVLTALIGAPVLVWVATRARIAR from the coding sequence GTGACCCCTCTCACCGCCACGCCGACGGCGCAGCGGGCCCGGTCAGGACCGGGCCTGCTGCGCCGTATCGGCGTCCCGGTGGCGCTGCTGGTCGCACTGGGAAGCGTCCTGGTCGCGAGCGCGGCGATCGGCTCGGTGCCGCTCCCGCTCCAAGAAGTCCTGGACGCCCTGGCCGGGGCGCGGGAGCTGGACGCGCACCTGATCGTGCAGGACTCCCGCCTTCCCCGCACGGCGAGCGGGATCGTGGCGGGCGTGTGCCTCGCCGTCTCCGGTGTGCTGCTGCAAGGCGCGACGCGGAACCCGCTCGCCTCCCCCACCCTGCTGGGTATCACCTCGGGTGCGGGGTTCGCGGTCGTGCTCACAGTGGCGGTGCTCGGCATGCCCTCCGGCTTTGCCGTCTGGGCAGCGTTCGCCGGCGGCGCGGGTGCGGCCGGGCTCGCACTCGCCCTGGCCAGCAGCGGGCGCGACGGGATGTCCCCGCTGCGCCTCGCCCTCTCCGGTGCGGTCATCTCCCTGCTGCTCTCGGCGTGGACCCGCGGGATCCTGGCGCTCAACGAGAGCCACTCGGACCAGGTGCGGCACTGGCTGGCCGGTTCGCTCGCCGGACGAGACGCGGCCGATGTACCGCCACTGCTGCCGGCCGTGGCCGTGTGCCTCGTCGCGGCCGTCGCCCTGGCCCGGCCGCTCGATGCGCTGGCCCTCGGCGATGAAGCGGCCGTCGGGCTCGGACAACGCCCGGCGCGCGTACGTACGCTCACCAGCGTGGTCGCCGTCGCGCTCGCGGCCATCGCGGTGGCCGTGGCCGGGCCGATCGCCTTCCTCGGACTGATGGTCCCGCACCTGGCGCGGTTCCTCGTCGGCGGCCGTCATCTGGAGGTGCTGCTCACCTCGGCGCTCATGGGGCCAGTGGTGCTGCTCGCCGCCGACATCGTCGGCCGGGTGATCGCGCGCCCGACCGAGGTGCAGGCCGGGGTACTGACGGCGCTGATCGGCGCACCCGTGCTGGTCTGGGTCGCGACGCGGGCAAGGATCGCCCGATGA
- a CDS encoding ABC transporter substrate-binding protein, protein MPRTRSALAPAALLTLLLSACGTAATSSGEGGGSDENTSAVTVEHAMGSTDVECTPQRVVTLGQGQTDSVLALGVTPVGVVSPWTDDWYSYLPDEVNEAEVLGTELEPDLEAIAALEPDVILGSKLRHEALYDQLSQIAPTVFSETIGVTWKENVSLWSEALCLEEEGEQIVTEYEERAAALGSALAERDEADTEVSMIRFMPDQVRIYLTGFPGSVLRDAGLQRPEAQQVEDWASSDQLIEISEERIPEMDGDVIFQMVSSEHYAQQGSQTVDEQIERWTSTDLWQNLSAVQAGNVVVVDESHWNLGGGIGSANAMLDDLEDHFLDGE, encoded by the coding sequence ATGCCCCGGACCCGCTCAGCCCTCGCGCCCGCCGCGCTCCTGACCCTGCTGCTCTCCGCGTGCGGCACGGCCGCCACCTCGTCCGGCGAGGGCGGCGGCTCGGACGAGAACACCTCCGCCGTCACCGTCGAGCACGCGATGGGAAGCACCGACGTGGAGTGCACACCGCAGCGCGTCGTCACGCTCGGGCAGGGCCAGACCGACAGTGTCCTCGCTCTCGGCGTCACCCCCGTCGGCGTGGTGAGCCCGTGGACGGACGACTGGTACTCCTACCTCCCGGACGAGGTGAACGAGGCCGAGGTGCTCGGCACCGAGCTCGAGCCCGACCTGGAAGCGATCGCGGCCCTCGAGCCGGACGTCATCCTGGGTTCGAAGCTGCGCCACGAGGCGCTCTACGACCAGCTCTCCCAGATCGCTCCCACCGTCTTCTCCGAGACGATCGGCGTGACGTGGAAGGAGAACGTCTCGCTCTGGTCCGAGGCACTCTGTCTCGAGGAGGAGGGTGAGCAGATCGTCACCGAGTACGAGGAGCGGGCGGCTGCGCTCGGCTCCGCGCTCGCCGAGCGCGACGAGGCCGACACCGAGGTCTCCATGATCCGGTTCATGCCGGACCAGGTGCGCATCTACCTCACGGGGTTCCCCGGCTCGGTGCTGCGCGACGCCGGCCTGCAGCGGCCCGAGGCGCAGCAGGTCGAGGACTGGGCGTCCTCCGACCAGCTCATCGAGATCTCCGAGGAGCGGATCCCGGAGATGGACGGTGACGTGATCTTCCAGATGGTCTCCAGTGAGCACTACGCCCAGCAGGGCAGCCAGACCGTCGACGAGCAGATCGAACGGTGGACCAGCACCGACCTGTGGCAGAACCTTTCGGCGGTCCAGGCGGGCAACGTCGTCGTGGTGGACGAGAGCCACTGGAACCTCGGCGGCGGGATCGGCTCCGCCAATGCGATGCTGGACGACCTCGAGGATCACTTCCTGGACGGCGAGTGA
- a CDS encoding N-acetylglucosamine-6-phosphate deacetylase, which yields MTTQEPGNPRHVTWPGLVDLQVNGYGGLDLNAPEVDADLVIALTRRLWAEGTTTYLPTLVTAPEAQILATLRAIGEARRRDPLVAHSIPGVHIEGPALNPDDGPRGAHDGRHLRDPDLAELDRWQEAGDGLVRIVTLAPERDGALEYIRGAAARGVRVSLGHCAPSPDRVREAAEAGASLATHLGNGTYPQLPRHPNHLWAQLAEDRLTAMVIPDGHHLPADVLTVFLRATVDRCIFTSDSASLAGAEPGEYRTPVGGAVTVAEDGRLTLAGTPLLAGSGRSLRACLDWARTHLPFPEDELVGMATHRPAALLGLEERVGPDGDRVLVDLDGTGSRVRAVDVAGIRVVEQ from the coding sequence ATGACCACGCAGGAGCCAGGAAACCCCAGACACGTGACCTGGCCCGGCCTGGTCGATCTGCAGGTGAACGGCTATGGCGGTCTCGATCTGAACGCCCCTGAGGTCGACGCCGACCTGGTCATCGCGCTGACCCGGCGACTGTGGGCCGAAGGGACCACCACCTACCTGCCGACCCTCGTCACGGCGCCCGAAGCGCAGATCCTCGCAACGCTCCGTGCGATCGGCGAGGCACGCCGTCGGGATCCGCTCGTGGCGCATTCGATCCCGGGCGTACACATCGAGGGGCCTGCACTGAACCCCGACGACGGCCCTCGGGGCGCACACGACGGGCGCCACCTGCGTGACCCCGACCTGGCCGAGCTGGACCGGTGGCAGGAGGCCGGGGACGGGCTGGTGCGCATCGTTACCCTCGCCCCGGAACGGGATGGCGCACTGGAGTACATCCGCGGCGCCGCCGCACGGGGCGTGCGGGTCTCGCTCGGGCACTGCGCACCGAGCCCGGACCGGGTGCGCGAGGCGGCGGAAGCGGGCGCCAGCCTCGCCACCCACCTCGGCAACGGGACCTACCCCCAGCTGCCACGCCACCCGAACCATCTGTGGGCACAGCTCGCCGAGGACCGGCTGACGGCGATGGTGATCCCGGACGGGCATCATCTACCTGCCGACGTGCTCACCGTGTTCCTGCGAGCGACCGTTGACCGCTGCATCTTCACCTCCGACTCGGCCTCCCTCGCCGGCGCCGAGCCGGGCGAGTACCGCACACCGGTGGGCGGTGCGGTCACCGTCGCCGAGGACGGCCGGTTGACCCTGGCAGGAACCCCACTGCTCGCGGGGTCCGGCCGCTCGTTGCGCGCCTGCCTGGACTGGGCGCGCACGCACCTTCCCTTCCCCGAGGACGAGCTGGTCGGGATGGCCACGCACCGTCCGGCTGCCCTGCTCGGGCTCGAGGAGCGGGTCGGCCCCGACGGGGACCGCGTGCTAGTCGACCTCGACGGCACCGGCAGTCGGGTGCGTGCCGTGGACGTGGCCGGCATCCGCGTGGTGGAGCAGTAG
- a CDS encoding 6-phosphogluconolactonase, whose product MPVTDELEPRVIMGATVEETARAAAQHAAAAIIGAIQDHGSARVVFASAPSQEAMLAELSRDERIDWSKVSSFHMDEYLDLAMDRPQAFGQWLADRLPLTALPGFERIRADAHDSAAEIARYSALLTRAPVDVTCLGVGVNGHIAFNEPEIADFADPGWVREVTLDLVSRQQQVDDGLFADVSEVPSRALTLTVPALASAATMVCTVVGSQKAPAVARALTGPVEPACPASRLQEHPGARWFLDRDAASELDTHPDGLPAASSTP is encoded by the coding sequence ATGCCCGTCACCGACGAGCTGGAGCCACGGGTCATCATGGGGGCCACCGTGGAGGAGACCGCTCGCGCAGCGGCCCAGCACGCCGCCGCAGCGATCATCGGGGCTATCCAGGATCACGGATCGGCACGCGTGGTCTTCGCCAGCGCCCCGTCCCAGGAGGCGATGCTGGCCGAGCTCTCGAGAGACGAACGCATCGACTGGTCGAAGGTCTCCTCCTTCCACATGGACGAGTACCTCGACCTGGCCATGGACCGGCCGCAGGCCTTCGGCCAGTGGCTCGCCGACCGCCTCCCGCTCACCGCTCTCCCCGGTTTTGAACGCATCCGCGCCGATGCCCACGACAGCGCGGCCGAGATCGCCCGGTACAGCGCCTTGCTTACCCGAGCACCGGTCGACGTGACGTGTCTCGGCGTGGGCGTCAACGGGCACATCGCCTTTAACGAGCCGGAGATCGCGGACTTCGCGGACCCCGGCTGGGTGCGGGAGGTCACGCTGGACCTGGTATCCCGGCAGCAGCAGGTCGACGACGGGCTGTTCGCCGACGTCTCGGAGGTACCCTCGCGGGCGCTCACGCTGACGGTGCCGGCCCTCGCCTCCGCCGCCACGATGGTGTGCACGGTCGTCGGCAGCCAGAAGGCACCTGCGGTGGCCCGGGCACTGACCGGTCCGGTGGAGCCGGCTTGCCCGGCGAGCCGCTTGCAAGAGCACCCCGGCGCCCGCTGGTTCCTCGATCGCGACGCGGCGAGCGAGCTCGATACGCACCCCGACGGATTGCCTGCGGCATCATCGACGCCATGA
- a CDS encoding dihydrodipicolinate synthase family protein has product MTTATALDASPAVARFRAGGVIPAHPLALTSDRRLDERRQRALGRYQIESGALGLAVAVHSTQFAIHDSHQHLLEPVLTLTADVAREYPAENPLLVAGITGPIRQAVREAELAASLGYDLVLLSPYGVGDASEDDLIERAAAVAAVLPVIGFYLQPAVGGTRLARSFWERLAALPNVVGIKIAPFDRYATLDVIQGVARSDRADEVALYTGNDDHIVMDLLTSFPAQTTSGETRQMEIVGGLLGQWAVWVGGAVDTLALAGRAKQGDGEALATLLRINPALTDANGVIFDAANSFAGCIPGIHEILRRQGLLENLVFLDESEGLSPGQAEEIDRIWAAYPHLRDDEFIAENLDRWLA; this is encoded by the coding sequence ATGACCACCGCGACAGCACTCGACGCCTCGCCCGCCGTCGCCCGTTTCCGGGCCGGTGGCGTCATCCCCGCCCACCCGCTCGCGCTGACGAGCGACCGCAGACTCGATGAGCGCCGACAGCGAGCGCTGGGTCGCTACCAGATCGAGTCCGGGGCGCTCGGACTCGCGGTGGCCGTGCACTCGACGCAGTTCGCCATCCACGATTCGCATCAACACCTGCTCGAACCCGTCCTCACGCTCACGGCCGACGTCGCCCGGGAGTACCCGGCCGAGAACCCCCTGCTCGTGGCCGGCATCACCGGCCCGATTCGGCAGGCGGTGCGCGAGGCCGAGCTCGCCGCGTCCCTCGGCTACGACCTCGTGCTGCTCTCGCCCTACGGCGTCGGTGACGCGAGCGAGGACGATCTGATCGAGCGCGCCGCGGCGGTCGCTGCCGTGCTGCCGGTGATCGGCTTCTACCTCCAGCCCGCCGTCGGGGGCACGCGGCTCGCCCGCTCCTTCTGGGAGCGACTGGCCGCGCTGCCGAACGTCGTGGGCATCAAGATCGCCCCGTTCGACCGCTACGCCACGCTCGATGTGATCCAAGGTGTTGCCCGGTCCGACCGCGCCGATGAGGTGGCCCTGTACACGGGGAACGACGATCACATCGTGATGGATCTGCTCACCTCGTTCCCGGCTCAGACCACCAGCGGCGAGACCAGGCAGATGGAGATCGTCGGCGGGCTGCTCGGGCAATGGGCAGTGTGGGTGGGCGGCGCCGTCGACACACTGGCGCTCGCCGGCCGCGCCAAGCAGGGGGACGGCGAGGCGCTGGCGACCCTGCTGCGGATCAACCCCGCGCTCACCGATGCCAACGGGGTGATCTTCGATGCCGCGAACAGTTTCGCCGGCTGTATCCCGGGTATCCACGAGATCCTGCGCCGGCAGGGCCTGCTGGAGAATCTGGTCTTCCTCGACGAGAGCGAGGGCCTCTCCCCCGGGCAAGCCGAGGAGATCGACCGCATCTGGGCGGCCTACCCCCATCTGCGCGACGACGAGTTCATCGCGGAGAACCTTGACCGCTGGCTGGCCTAG
- a CDS encoding NAD-dependent epimerase/dehydratase family protein, whose product MKTLHELEEALAVPSDGLIRDMRALDGDLVVLGAGGKLGPSLVSLAVRAIERAGTGATVYAVSRYGSASSRETIERTGARIVSADLSDDRALDDLPDAANVVFLVGAKFGSTGAEAATWATNAYLPGRVAQRYAGSRIAALSTGNVYPLVPVAGGGSREGDSLGPVGDYAMSCLGRERVLTHLAGTTHTPTSLIRLNYAVEMRYGVLVDIAREIMAGRPVDVTTGFANVVWQGYANEVVLRSLLHADVPPFVLNLTGPETISIRQVASQLAERMGREVEFTGEAAPTALLANAARCHGLFGYPALTLDQLITATADWVASGGETLGKPTKFQQRDGKF is encoded by the coding sequence ATGAAGACTCTGCACGAGCTCGAGGAGGCCCTCGCGGTGCCCAGCGACGGGCTCATTCGTGACATGCGCGCCCTCGACGGCGACCTGGTCGTCCTCGGCGCGGGCGGCAAGCTCGGCCCCAGCCTGGTCTCACTGGCCGTGCGCGCGATCGAGCGCGCAGGAACCGGTGCGACGGTCTACGCGGTCTCCCGCTACGGCAGCGCGTCGTCTCGAGAGACGATCGAGCGAACGGGTGCGCGGATCGTGTCCGCCGACCTCAGCGACGACCGCGCGCTCGACGACCTCCCCGATGCGGCGAACGTCGTCTTCCTCGTGGGCGCCAAGTTCGGCAGCACCGGAGCTGAGGCCGCCACGTGGGCCACGAACGCCTACCTGCCCGGACGCGTGGCGCAGCGCTACGCCGGTTCCCGGATCGCAGCCCTGTCCACGGGGAATGTCTATCCGCTCGTGCCGGTGGCCGGCGGCGGCTCCCGCGAAGGCGACTCGCTCGGTCCGGTCGGAGACTATGCGATGTCCTGCCTGGGCCGGGAGCGCGTGCTCACCCACCTGGCCGGCACCACGCACACCCCCACCTCCCTGATCAGGCTGAACTACGCCGTCGAGATGCGCTACGGGGTACTGGTGGACATCGCCCGCGAGATCATGGCCGGCCGGCCGGTCGACGTGACCACCGGATTCGCGAACGTGGTGTGGCAGGGCTACGCCAACGAGGTGGTGCTGCGCTCGTTGCTGCACGCAGATGTGCCCCCGTTCGTGCTCAACCTCACCGGACCGGAGACGATCTCGATCCGCCAGGTGGCGAGTCAGCTCGCCGAACGGATGGGACGCGAGGTCGAGTTCACCGGCGAGGCGGCACCCACCGCACTGCTCGCCAATGCCGCCCGGTGCCACGGCTTGTTCGGCTACCCGGCGCTCACGCTCGATCAGCTCATCACGGCCACCGCCGACTGGGTCGCCTCCGGTGGCGAGACGCTCGGCAAGCCCACCAAGTTCCAGCAACGAGACGGGAAGTTCTGA
- a CDS encoding Gfo/Idh/MocA family protein: MRVGVVGAGANTRRHHLPKLQAIDGVEVVAVANRSRASGSRVAEEFGIPVVHDHWQDLVGHADVDAVVIGTWPNMHEPVTVAALRAGHHVLCEARMARDLAEARRMLATARTHPKQTAQLVPAPFTLPYDDAISRLIGEGAIGELVGVDVTMRTGYADRQAPRSWRQDVDISGLNVMTLGIWYEQVMRWVGEATRVSALARTVVPVRPDGAGGTVAVDVPDHVDLIGELAGGGQLRMTISQVSRSAGNGVHMLGTDGTLTFADGELTIQRRDAEPEAVPPDAAAGWRVEEEFVAAIRGTEQVRRTTFEDGVRYMRFTEAVHRSTREHRQVSLSEL; encoded by the coding sequence GTGCGTGTAGGTGTCGTCGGAGCGGGAGCGAACACCCGGCGCCACCACCTGCCCAAGCTGCAGGCCATCGACGGTGTCGAGGTGGTCGCCGTCGCCAACCGGAGCCGGGCATCGGGGAGCCGGGTGGCTGAGGAGTTCGGGATTCCCGTGGTCCATGACCACTGGCAGGATCTCGTCGGCCATGCTGACGTGGACGCCGTCGTGATCGGGACCTGGCCGAACATGCATGAGCCGGTCACCGTGGCTGCACTGCGGGCGGGGCACCATGTGCTGTGCGAGGCGCGGATGGCGCGCGACTTGGCCGAGGCTCGCCGGATGCTCGCCACGGCGCGCACGCACCCGAAGCAGACGGCGCAGCTCGTGCCGGCGCCGTTCACGCTGCCCTATGACGATGCTATTTCCCGCCTGATCGGCGAGGGAGCGATCGGGGAACTGGTCGGCGTGGACGTGACGATGCGGACCGGGTACGCGGACCGCCAGGCACCTCGCAGCTGGCGTCAGGACGTCGACATCAGTGGCCTCAACGTGATGACGCTGGGAATCTGGTACGAGCAGGTGATGCGCTGGGTCGGGGAGGCGACGCGCGTCTCAGCGCTCGCGCGCACGGTCGTCCCGGTGCGACCGGATGGTGCTGGTGGGACTGTCGCCGTCGACGTGCCGGACCACGTCGATCTCATCGGGGAATTGGCCGGGGGTGGTCAGTTGCGGATGACGATCAGTCAGGTGAGCCGGTCGGCCGGGAACGGCGTGCACATGCTCGGAACCGACGGCACGCTGACCTTCGCTGACGGGGAGCTGACGATTCAGCGGCGGGACGCCGAACCGGAGGCGGTTCCGCCCGACGCCGCGGCCGGATGGCGGGTCGAAGAGGAGTTCGTGGCAGCGATCCGCGGCACCGAGCAGGTGCGCCGGACGACCTTCGAGGATGGCGTGCGCTATATGCGATTCACCGAAGCGGTGCATCGGAGCACGCGTGAGCACCGGCAGGTCTCGTTGAGTGAGCTGTGA
- a CDS encoding type II toxin-antitoxin system PemK/MazF family toxin, whose amino-acid sequence MRSPGYGPRLRLWLRIPMTVLRPRRFCATWSLCVRGDVYRLRAPRGTRGHEQQRSRYAVVVQSDDLHLLSTWLVAPTSTSARPATFRPSVEIDGIETRVLAEQASAVDPSRLGDRIGHLGFDELRAVDAALRVVMSL is encoded by the coding sequence ATGCGAAGTCCCGGCTACGGACCGAGGCTGAGGCTCTGGCTGCGGATCCCGATGACCGTGCTGAGGCCGCGCAGGTTTTGCGCGACATGGAGTCTCTGCGTGCGTGGTGATGTCTACCGTCTACGCGCACCCCGCGGTACCCGGGGTCACGAACAGCAGAGATCTCGCTACGCAGTCGTTGTGCAGTCCGATGATCTGCATCTCCTGTCGACCTGGCTGGTCGCTCCCACGTCGACGTCGGCACGCCCTGCCACATTCCGCCCGAGCGTTGAGATCGACGGCATCGAAACTCGCGTCCTCGCCGAACAGGCGAGCGCAGTCGATCCGAGCCGGCTCGGCGACCGGATCGGGCACCTGGGCTTCGATGAGTTGCGCGCGGTCGACGCCGCGCTGCGTGTGGTGATGAGCCTGTAG
- a CDS encoding HepT-like ribonuclease domain-containing protein has product MRRSDIDRLNDIADAIAAIHSHLRHGPISRELVMDAVAMRLLEIGEAVKSLTAEITDTEPGIRWRDIAGMRDFLAHHYFSTSPGVVQAVIDKDLQPLADAVQRMRNALSTGNERPPKSD; this is encoded by the coding sequence GTGAGGCGCTCAGACATCGACCGCCTGAACGACATCGCGGACGCCATCGCCGCGATCCACTCGCACCTGCGGCACGGCCCGATCTCACGCGAACTTGTGATGGATGCCGTCGCGATGAGACTCCTTGAGATCGGCGAGGCAGTGAAGTCGCTGACCGCCGAGATCACTGACACTGAACCCGGAATCAGGTGGCGTGACATCGCAGGAATGCGGGACTTCCTGGCCCACCACTACTTCTCGACCAGTCCCGGCGTCGTTCAAGCCGTGATCGACAAGGACCTGCAGCCGCTGGCGGACGCGGTCCAACGTATGCGCAATGCACTCTCTACCGGGAACGAGCGCCCACCGAAGTCCGACTGA
- a CDS encoding nucleotidyltransferase family protein: MPELSSPAQGPFSGSTGRRVAAHRSELRRVMRRHGLTNPEIFGSTARGDDHENSDVDILVDIPPGTSIIDLIGIQHALEDLLGVHVDLVPRDGLKERVRERAAKDLVAL; encoded by the coding sequence ATGCCCGAACTCTCATCGCCAGCCCAAGGGCCGTTCAGCGGCTCTACGGGCCGGCGGGTAGCCGCACACCGTAGCGAGTTGCGCCGGGTGATGCGGCGCCATGGGCTGACCAACCCAGAGATCTTCGGCAGCACCGCCCGAGGGGACGACCACGAGAACAGCGACGTCGACATCTTGGTCGACATCCCGCCGGGCACCAGCATCATCGACCTCATTGGCATTCAGCATGCGCTCGAGGATCTCCTCGGTGTCCATGTCGACCTGGTCCCGCGCGACGGACTCAAGGAACGAGTGCGCGAGCGAGCGGCCAAGGACCTGGTCGCGCTGTGA
- a CDS encoding LacI family DNA-binding transcriptional regulator: MKATIYSIARELDISASTVSRAFSRPDMVNTKVRERILATAAAQGYELNRAARGLATGRTGLIGLVVLDITNPFFPPLVRAVERAASASDASVMLLDAESGGQKAADQLKRLSAQVDGLIVASPRLATKDLQAAVGSTPTVLVNRAVRGIPSVTCDNSAALREAGDHLVELGHRRILLLRGPAGSWAASQRTNAVRSWAQQTSADVELVELGPVEATYEAGWHAAEAIASSGATAIMAFDDYLACGVVGGLDEQGLSVPNDRSIIGCDDVLLARTLTPQLSTVTAPFEELGTRAVTLLSEVSAGGAPGNQKLSGEYAARGTTGRV, translated from the coding sequence GTGAAGGCGACCATCTACTCGATCGCGCGAGAGCTCGACATCTCGGCATCGACTGTCTCGCGTGCCTTCTCCCGGCCGGACATGGTGAACACGAAGGTCCGCGAGCGGATCCTCGCGACTGCGGCGGCCCAGGGATACGAGCTCAACCGCGCCGCCCGCGGGCTCGCCACCGGGCGCACCGGACTGATCGGCCTGGTGGTGCTGGACATCACCAACCCCTTCTTCCCGCCACTGGTCCGAGCGGTCGAGCGCGCGGCGAGTGCGTCGGATGCGTCGGTGATGCTGCTCGACGCCGAGTCCGGCGGTCAGAAGGCCGCCGACCAACTCAAGCGCCTCAGCGCCCAGGTCGACGGACTGATCGTCGCTTCACCTCGCCTGGCCACCAAGGACCTGCAGGCAGCGGTTGGGTCGACGCCGACGGTGCTGGTCAACCGGGCGGTCCGCGGCATTCCCTCGGTGACCTGTGACAACTCTGCAGCTCTGCGGGAGGCGGGTGACCACCTGGTCGAGCTCGGTCACCGCAGGATCCTGCTGCTTCGCGGACCCGCAGGATCCTGGGCGGCAAGTCAGCGGACGAACGCCGTCCGCTCCTGGGCGCAGCAGACCTCGGCCGATGTCGAGCTCGTCGAGCTGGGACCCGTCGAAGCCACGTACGAGGCCGGCTGGCACGCAGCGGAGGCAATCGCTTCGAGCGGGGCGACGGCGATCATGGCCTTCGATGACTACCTTGCCTGCGGGGTGGTCGGCGGGCTCGACGAGCAGGGCCTGTCCGTCCCGAACGATCGCAGCATCATCGGCTGCGACGACGTGCTCCTTGCGCGCACCCTGACACCGCAGTTGAGCACTGTCACCGCTCCGTTCGAGGAGCTGGGCACCCGCGCGGTGACGCTGCTGAGCGAGGTCAGCGCGGGTGGAGCGCCAGGGAATCAGAAGTTGTCAGGGGAGTACGCGGCGCGGGGGACGACGGGGAGGGTCTGA
- a CDS encoding dienelactone hydrolase family protein, translating into MSAAGHGSAHTTDPTDRAAWINWIGARRPVNGSWRLGEATPGPHGSVQRQLHLHSFGADLTAVLLTPDASSPSAVVVVPFYDTDTLLGRPSPLYPASRPGPGRDYALRLAAHGLGVLAVPWWAEMLSEREGPTDLSARYGPPAAAHAAHHPGVTGLGRSVADLLLAVDALTEIPGVDADRIGTLGHSLGGKHALFLAALDPRIRAAVVHEPGLGFAHSNWHDPWYLGDQLSRHRDLDELTGLIAPRPVLYAGGGASDGSHNAEIAQSAQQHWPDAGFDVLMHDAGHPLPDHIFAACASWLTDHLN; encoded by the coding sequence ATGAGTGCCGCCGGCCACGGGTCTGCTCACACCACCGATCCCACCGACCGGGCCGCGTGGATCAATTGGATCGGCGCACGCCGCCCCGTCAACGGATCGTGGCGGCTTGGCGAGGCGACACCCGGCCCTCACGGCAGCGTGCAGCGCCAGCTGCACCTGCACAGTTTCGGAGCGGACCTGACGGCGGTGCTGCTCACGCCCGATGCCAGCTCGCCCTCCGCCGTCGTGGTGGTGCCGTTCTACGACACGGACACGCTGCTGGGCCGGCCAAGCCCGCTCTATCCGGCGAGCCGCCCGGGGCCGGGCCGGGACTACGCGCTGCGCCTCGCCGCACACGGCCTCGGAGTGCTTGCCGTGCCGTGGTGGGCGGAGATGCTCTCCGAGCGCGAAGGCCCCACCGACCTGTCCGCGCGATACGGACCGCCGGCCGCGGCACACGCAGCGCATCACCCCGGTGTCACCGGCCTGGGCCGCAGCGTCGCCGATCTGCTGCTCGCCGTCGATGCACTGACCGAGATCCCGGGGGTCGACGCCGATCGAATCGGCACACTCGGCCACTCCCTCGGTGGCAAGCACGCGCTGTTCCTCGCCGCCCTCGATCCACGGATTCGCGCCGCCGTGGTGCACGAACCAGGCCTGGGCTTCGCGCACTCGAACTGGCACGACCCCTGGTACCTGGGCGACCAGCTGTCACGACACCGCGATCTGGACGAACTCACCGGACTCATCGCCCCTCGCCCCGTCCTGTACGCGGGCGGTGGAGCTTCGGACGGTTCGCACAACGCCGAGATCGCCCAGAGTGCGCAGCAGCACTGGCCCGATGCAGGCTTCGACGTGCTGATGCACGACGCGGGCCACCCACTTCCCGACCACATCTTCGCCGCCTGCGCTTCCTGGCTCACCGACCACCTGAACTAA